aaaagacCCAGGACCCAATTTTAAGCACAGTGTTTAAAATTGGCTCAGTGGGCatgtgtgacgctcctgttctacccattCCATACTGGACacaaactggcatctccggcatgggaggcgggtgccctaacaaggaggctaaaggctacagcccctagcatcaatCGCTAGTGCACATCTTGAGGTTTGGAGAGTGATGTTATACACATTGAActgctatctatcagctggctcccgttacactcaccccccctaaacctcactcccatcctaGTCACAGcaccattgtgatgctcctgttctatcCGTTCAGTACTGGACTCGAACTGGCATCTtcagcatgggaggcaggtgcgctaacaaagaggctaaaggctacagcccctagcatcagtcgctagtgcacttcatgaggttaggagagtgaggtttatacacactgcactgctatctatcagctggctctcGTTACTCATAGCCATGAAGTTTTTCATGCAGGCAAAACgttaatgggctgggtcaagtgcaataaAATTCTGCTTCCTATTATATACTGTAGCCtattccattccctgtcaagcaataTCGATATAAAGGAAGACAGCCTATTCAGAAGAATTTGATAGTGTAAATGGGCTGCAAGCAATGCATTAGAAGAATACCAATATGGGCAATTTGTGTCTTACGTTCTTTTGCATAGTAAGTACGCCCTTGAGGTGAACTCGCTCTCATTTTGTCTGCCATTGTTCCAGTGCTATGGTGTCCTGTGGTGAAATACCACAGAGGATGTTTGGGTTCATCCTGCTCCTGTTTTTGGATTCCCTTGCTCTGTGACTGAACTATCATATGTTGGTGGAttccccaaactgcaaatgcaggaactcaGTTTAGACTTTGCATTAAGAATAGACATGATGCTCacaattgatcaattgtcacacattatacatacctgaaattatttgtttttcacatatcccagctaagctgtggtcagagtgcagggtcagccatgatagggtcaagggcccaacagtgtcttggtggtgttggggcttgaacccctgaccttctggttagtaaaccagagccttaaccactgagccaccacttccCTTATATAGCTTAGCTATATATAAAGTAAAAGAGAAATGCAATATAGACCAGATAGAAAGCAAAAAGCTGCTGTATTGGCATGCAAAATAAAGCACCAACCAGGTGAAAGACATATAAGACATTGATTTACAGTGTAAAGCACTCAAATCGATTAAGGATTACAGTCATTTTATACTGCAATGTGTACTTTTTGAATTcttttataaacatatatatgtGGATTGCAATATAAAACTAAGTATGAGTGCACTGGCTGATCTATTTATATGTTGTAGGACGCAGAGAGGGCAGCCTTGTGAATGGACTCAGAGCAGACCagatggaagaagaaaaaaacagccaTGAGACGGAAGAAAATCTGATAATTGCACAAATCAGTGCCACTCAGCAGACAGAGACTCTACTTACCAAGCGGAAGAATGGAGATCAGTCACCTGATGTCTTATCCCAACAGCTCAATGGGGACACCAACTGGACATATTTTAAGCCCAGCCCAGAGGTCTACCCAATGAAACAACAATGGGGGAAATGTTCCAGCCCTACTAACATTAAGGGGATACTTGATCAAAATATGTATGACATGAATGGAGAGAAGAAGCATGCGCTCAGTGAACAGACACTTGACTTTCACCAGCCTAAAAAGCACTTCACAGATTCAGAGATGAATGGAGTTGAGGACCTGAAGCCTTGGGATAAAAGAGAGGCAGGAGTGGTGCACCAATTAGAGGAATTCCCTAAGCACAAGCCAGGGGATTCTGATTTAAAACGTAATAAGAGAAACTGTCATTTTCCCAATGGGGATATATTCTCGCTGTCTAGGAACAAGCAGGTGTCAATGCCCAATGGTGCTCCAATTACCCCAACTTCAGACAAGGGTACAACTGGTGACCTTTTAGAGAAAACTTTGTCTCAGTATTACCCAGAACATGTTTCCATTGCACCTCAAACCTACTCATCTCAAGTAGATGAGGTCACCAGCAACCTGTCTGAGCAGGGGATTCCTTCACCTTCATTTACCTCAGGTATCCCTATCTCACCCCAAACTTCGGCCTCCGATCCACTTGCCAAAGCAATCCCAGAGGTGCAAGGCAGCAATGGCTACAATCCAGAATTTAGAGTGAATAGATACTCTGTTAGCTTTGCAAATGAGCAAAAGGAGCCTCCTGAGATGGAAACACATTCGCTGAGTCGGGCGGGTGTGGAGTCCAATATGACATTACAAACAGGCATCAATAGTTTCTCACAGATTCAGAAAGATAGAGAAGGCCTTTCAAATGACACGGAGTGTTTAAGCATGTTCTCTCAGTCCAACCAGGATTTCAACCGTGAATCTTACATATTGCCCCCAGGGATGGCAGGTACCTCATGTCCAACTGATAGGGATGGGACATTCAACTCATTCAGTTGCTCAACCAGCCCTCAGGCACCAAGCACCAAGACAGGTCAGCAGAATCTACAGTTTAAGATCCCACAGAAATTGCAAATGGATGGAAGCCTCCTGGACAATAAAGATTCTGTATTGCAGCAACAGTCTTTTGAGCCTCAAAGAGTAGACAACAGGTTGATTACCCAGGCCTGTTCAGCAGCACCTCAGAATCAAGATCATACTCTGCACGCAGGTCAAACAAATTCACTGTTAAAGAGAACAGATCACTCCACTCCATCACCACAACCACCTACCGACCAACCTCACATGTGGGACTTTTTCCTTAACCAGGCTCAATTGCAGCAGGATACAATTCCACAGAGCCAAAGTCATCTAATAAATCCTGTACACTCAAACAGCTTCCAGTCTCAGAATTTTAGTAAGCCCAGTTATGCCTCACATAAACGTCAGTCTCAAGATATTTACAAAAATTCACCACCCAGTGCTCAACTTCCCCACAGTTCTAGCCCTGAGTGTCAACTGAGAAGTTCTGGTGTGCAAGGTCACATTAACATGCAATCTAACAAACCCCAGCAATTATGCAAAAATGATCAAGATTTGGACCAGATTCGGTCCCCTGGTGTGCTCTCTCagccaccaccagttgagcctcATCAGCAGGCGTCCAGCTCATACCCTCATCGGTTCCTCCAGAATGTGCATAGAATGCAAGCAGCTCCACAATCACAAGACACTGCCCAGAGCCAGACAGATGCGCCTCTCTTGAAAAGGCTTAAAATGGAGGGCTGCCTACCTCTAGTGaacaaaacaacagcacaaactcAGTCTAGTCCAATTATGAGAGCAAACTCTATATTTCCAGACTCTTTTAGGTCAAATGTACAGCCTTTGTCTAATGAAGTGGATGCTACGCTAAGTGATGCAATACAGATCCAAAAGAACCTCCAGCAGAACATACAGTACTCTCAGGGCAGCAGTAAGCAACTGAACTACCAGCAACCTCTCCATCACAGGATACACAATCATTTGGGATTGACGGACTCACGATCGCAACTATCCCAAGTCCCGAATGATCTGCAGATACCTCAAGCAGATTTGCAGAGACATGCAGCCTTGCGAATGCACATTCTACAGAAGCAGGAGAGGCAAGGCCCCAACCACATCAGGCCAAGTATGCAAGCCATGAAAAGTGAAAACTGTGCCAGTTTAGAGGTCCCAGCTCAGCTGCCACCCCTTCAAATGCATCAGCAATATCAAGACAAAACCAAAGTCATGCCTCAGATAGTAAAGCAGGAGTGTCCCTCTTCAGCCTGTGAACAAAGCCAACAGAGGAGCATTCTAGCTACGATGGAACAGCAATTACAACAGTACGAGCTCTCACCTGTGTTTGAAAGAAAATCTTTGCTCATCAAGTCACCCCATAAGGTGAAGGTGGAGATGGCTGGGGGGGTGACGGTGCTCTCAACTAGTGCTGAGGGGAATATCAAGGACCAGTGCAAACCACAAGATTTCACCCCACCTAAAAAAATTGGGTTACAAAGCTTTCTGGAGTCACCCATGAAGCTGCTTGATACACCAATAAAAAACCTGCTGGACACACCTGTGAAAACACAGTATGATATTCCATCATGCCACTGTGTCGGTAAGAGGTTTTACACGGCTCTTATTAGTCTTGTTGATACAAATCACACATTTTCAACAGTTGTTTGCCATATTTTTTCCAGAGTATGTTACACATTTTTGTCCTCTGAAAGGTCCTTCAACTTATAGTCCAaagagatgtatatatatatatatatatatatatatatatatatatatatatatatatatatatatatatatatatatgtatgtatatatagggagtggtggtggtgtagtgttctaaagcacataactgtaatctggtaatcggaaggttgctggtttgatccccacagccaccaccaatgtgtccttgagtaagacacttaactccaggttgctccggggggattgtccctgtaataagtgcactgtaagtcgctttggataaaagcgtctgccaaatgcataaatgtaaatgattatcaTTCTTGAGGCAATATTAAGGTTTCCATCCAAAAGTTTTACATTTAAGCGTATTTCTGAAAATGTGACTGGAATGTGAAATGCTGGACATTTCCGTCAACAGCATTAAGCGCATTATCGCGGTATACAGAGTAACACTGCTGATCGGTAGGTGTTGTTGTTGCCATGGTTTCATTGGTACATGCAAATAATGGAGGAGTGTTGTTAAGTTCATCTATGCTGTTTGATTCCTGCCTTAATTCTTCTAATACACAGCAATTATTTGGAGGGAGCCTTCCTCAATTTGATGTCATAGAGCAGCTGAATGAGTTGTGTTCCCACACTGGAGTAATTATATATAgtgttattaaatgctgccaggagatgCCACAGGATGAGCGCAATGACGAGGGCTGAAATGGCAGCTATTCCCATACGCGGCTACACTTGTGACTCTCAGAACTGTTCTGGCAGATTGTGAGGACCCATTTTAATGAGCAGCTATGCGTGAAGCACTTCTGAAtgtcacccctcacacacacacacacacacacacacacacaccgatgggTGGGGCCTTTAACACACATGCCAAAAACATGCAACAACAGCTCTCAATGCAACTCATTACAGTCCAGTAGAAAAATGCATTAAACTACATGTTTTGTCACTCTATAAACCAAGAGCTATCTTAACAATAACAGCAAATATTTGACTATGTTAAGGCGTGATTTTCAGTGGATTTAAAGACATTTTAGACATTACACAGGGATGCAAAATACTCACCTTTTGGCTAGTCGCTTTTTTTGATGGAAATTTACTCAATTTGTTTGGTCAAACTTTCcacatt
This genomic window from Xyrauchen texanus isolate HMW12.3.18 chromosome 11, RBS_HiC_50CHRs, whole genome shotgun sequence contains:
- the tet2 gene encoding methylcytosine dioxygenase TET2 is translated as MEEEKNSHETEENLIIAQISATQQTETLLTKRKNGDQSPDVLSQQLNGDTNWTYFKPSPEVYPMKQQWGKCSSPTNIKGILDQNMYDMNGEKKHALSEQTLDFHQPKKHFTDSEMNGVEDLKPWDKREAGVVHQLEEFPKHKPGDSDLKRNKRNCHFPNGDIFSLSRNKQVSMPNGAPITPTSDKGTTGDLLEKTLSQYYPEHVSIAPQTYSSQVDEVTSNLSEQGIPSPSFTSGIPISPQTSASDPLAKAIPEVQGSNGYNPEFRVNRYSVSFANEQKEPPEMETHSLSRAGVESNMTLQTGINSFSQIQKDREGLSNDTECLSMFSQSNQDFNRESYILPPGMAGTSCPTDRDGTFNSFSCSTSPQAPSTKTGQQNLQFKIPQKLQMDGSLLDNKDSVLQQQSFEPQRVDNRLITQACSAAPQNQDHTLHAGQTNSLLKRTDHSTPSPQPPTDQPHMWDFFLNQAQLQQDTIPQSQSHLINPVHSNSFQSQNFSKPSYASHKRQSQDIYKNSPPSAQLPHSSSPECQLRSSGVQGHINMQSNKPQQLCKNDQDLDQIRSPGVLSQPPPVEPHQQASSSYPHRFLQNVHRMQAAPQSQDTAQSQTDAPLLKRLKMEGCLPLVNKTTAQTQSSPIMRANSIFPDSFRSNVQPLSNEVDATLSDAIQIQKNLQQNIQYSQGSSKQLNYQQPLHHRIHNHLGLTDSRSQLSQVPNDLQIPQADLQRHAALRMHILQKQERQGPNHIRPSMQAMKSENCASLEVPAQLPPLQMHQQYQDKTKVMPQIVKQECPSSACEQSQQRSILATMEQQLQQYELSPVFERKSLLIKSPHKVKVEMAGGVTVLSTSAEGNIKDQCKPQDFTPPKKIGLQSFLESPMKLLDTPIKNLLDTPVKTQYDIPSCHCVEQIVERDEGPYYTHLGSAPTIAGIRDIMEKRSGLTGGAIRIEKVVYTGKEGKSAQGCPIAKWVIRRASVDEKLLVLVRERVGHSCETSCIVVVILIWEGIPTNLADSLYSELSGTLTKHGALTNRRCARNEERTCACQGFEPDACGASFSFGCSWSMYYNGCKFARSKVPRKFKLLGDDPKEEEKLEQNLQGLATLMAPLYKQMAPDAYSNQVEHEHRAPDCRLGLKEGRPFSGVTACLDFCAHAHRDLHNMQGGSTVVCTLTREDNREIAKIPEDEQLHVLPLYKASSTDEFGSAEAQLEKTKTGAIQVLNAFRRQVRMLAEPAKSCRQKKLDAKKAAANKTTHTSTPNSKMDNTQQAKQKQSAYEYPGQNTPVTGPSNMKATPDSGQPLNAHAAHLQQHQQPTRPNPAPPYPGPPFSRYLNPPGSLPNTFKPAPAHPQTPSSASPYPSSLNVANPYINVANSSIPHSGSLTPNTLYPGNQCNGGGPMDNYHPYYFSNLKHLDMYHPQRNSLYSEQQYNAPQHYGVNYPPHYGEPSLAVNGYSTCNMRPGMHSMGHFPGYSPNMPPDAFSRPPSAHSHLDYAAVGKSSQFEAYPKPHMSQNPQMFPPNLNTLSMQSNKDLEINLHGTNGISQVFPPLGNECFNPNQPPGLMQFNENAFNPLVKQEPCSQTLEKKEKEDVWSDSEHNFLDPEIGGVAVAPSHGSIIIECAKRELHATTPLKKPDRNHPTRISLVFYQHKNINEAKHGLALWEAKMAEKAREKEDDAEKHGAENTSSKSGGKKVKRELSEASEAPSKRFLLMLTGQSMSCTTNTYVSTSPYAFTKVTGPYNHFS